The nucleotide window TCGGCCTTGCGGACCGGTACGCCCCACTGGTTGTTGACCGTCAGCCACAGCGACGCGTGTCCGGTCGCGCGCCCGGTCGAGACCCGGAAGCGGACCGGTCCGTACGTACCGCCGAACCGGTGCAGGACGACGCTCGGCTCGTCGAGGGCGGTGCAGACGAAGTAGGGCGAGCCGTCCAGAGCGACGGTGAAGGTGAACTCCTCGTCGGGGTAGGGCCAGTGGCCGGCCGTGTCCCCGTCCTCGGTCAACGGGCCCCGCAGGTCGACGGTGACCAGGTACTCGCACTGCGTCTCGGCCTCCCGCGGCCAGGCCACGACGGGTTCGATCAGGAGGGTGTGGTCGTCGAGGTTCATCACGAACCCTCTCCCCAGGCGCTGTGCCCTTTCTCGGTGACGAGTCGCAGTGTGGTGAGCGGATGACCGTAGTACTGGAAGGTGAAGGCATACAGCAGCCGCATGACCCGCTTCTGGCCGACCGCGTCCACATGACCGTCATCGTTGCGCGTCGTCGGGATGGCCGCCAGGCTGCCGAAGTCCTCCAGGACCCCGGCTCTGAAGGCCCGTAAGCTCTCCGGGACCGGGAGGTCCGGCCGTCCGGCGACCTGGCGCATCAGCCGCTGGATCAGCACGCGTGCGTCCTGGTCCCCGACCTCCCCGGCGGTGACGATGCAGCCGCCCGCTCCCTTGCGCAGGAAGAGTTCGGCGAATCCGCGCAGCGCGTTCTCGCCCTGTCCGACGTTGTTGACGAAGCGTCCCGAGTGGCAGGCGTTCAGGCACACCAGGGAGCCGTCCCTGCCCAGTACCCGCATGTCCTCGCTGTTGTACTCCGCCCAGGTGCGTTCCGCGAGCGTGAGGCTCATGACGGCGTCGCCGTAGGTGCCGTGGCAGCCCATGTAGACCAGGCCGGTGGGGTCCCCCTGGTCCGTGGCGTCGAGGGCCCGCAGGAAGGAGGTCATCCCGCGGTGCGTCCGGTGCAGGTACGGCGCGAAGACGTGGGAGTCGTCGGCCATGTCCCGGTGCAGGTAGGCCAGGACACCGCCGTGGCACTCGCCGGTGGGGTACGGCGGAAGATCCTGGCTGCCGTCGTGCACGGTGGTCCAGCGGGTCAGGACGAGCAGGGCGCCCAGCAGGCCGCCCGGCAGGCCGTGTTCCTGGTCCGGTGGCACCCGGAACGCCTCCCACGGCAGCTCGTAGCCGGTGTCGTCCCACACGATGAGGCGCAGCGCGTCGCCGTGCCTGGCGCGGGCTGCGTTGATCCAGGAGGCCAGTTCGCCCTGGTTGTCCGACCAGTGCCCTATCCCGCGCAGGATCTCGGACGGGTACAGGCCGTGCTGCGTCAGGTTGCCCAGGGCGACGGCCGGAGCGGTGAGCCGGGTCGGTCCGGGCGCGCAGGTGACCGTGAGGTCGCCGCACCAGCCGCGGAACCGGTAGCCGTCCCGCCCGTCCGCACCCGCGGCACGCATGACGCGGAGCACCGCGTACCCGTCCTCCAGCCGCTCGTGGAGCCTGGCGTCGACACTGCCCATGCCGACCGGAGCCTCCGGCGGGTGCAGCAGGTGGAGCAGCGACGGGAGTTCGCGGCGTACGGCGTCCATGGGGCGGGGCAGGGGCGCCCGGCGGATCGCGCTGCCCGCGCCCGTCAGCCAGCGGGGACCGCGCGGCGGCTCACCACTCACCGGCGTCCCCTCCCCGGCCGGTGTCCGGACCCCTGCCGCCGCCGCTGTCCCGCCCTCTGCCGCGTCCTTCGACCACGGTGGCGCCCAGCGTGTCCGCGAGGGCGGCCGGCAGGTTCCCGTACGGTTCGCGTCCCGCGTCGACCACGACCGTCTGCAAGCGGGTGCGGTCCATGCTCCTGACGTCCGCCGCGGCGTTCAACGCGTCCTCCACCCCTTCGGCGCCCACCGGGCCGCCCAGCCGTCCCGTGTGACTGGCCCGCAGCGGGACGTTGCCGCGCCCGTCCGTGACCACGACCAGCCAGGCCTCGGCGAGACCGCTGCCGTGCTGCCGGAAGGCACGGCGCAGGGCCAGCGCCGCCTGTTCGATGCCGTGGGCGAGCGGGCTCGCGCGGCCCGGCGGCCGGTAGAGGGCGGCGAGGAGCCGCGGGTCGAGCACGCTGCGCAGGGCGAAGGACTCCGCCTTCAGTTCGTCGGCCGCCCGCGCGCCGCCGATCTCCACGACGTGGACGGCGGCGCGCATGGTGTAGGCCCACTGGAGGTACGGGGTGAGGGTGTCCTGCCAGTCCCAGTCCCCGCGGCACGTGTGGTCCAGGACCAGGACGAGGAGGCGCTCCGGAGCGCCGGCCCGGACGTGGCTGTGCAGGTCGGCGGGGGAGACCGTGAAGCCCTCGGTGCGGCGGACGCGCTGGTGCACCGCGGCCTCGCGCACGGTGCGCACATAGGCGAGGTCGTTCAGGTCCCGGGCCCGCCGTGAGCCGATGACCACGCCGCGCTGGGGGTCGGTCCCCGGCGTCCGCTGCCATGGGCTGCGCAGCGGGGCGAAGTCGCGCAGTACGTCCGCGCGGTCCTCCGGGTAGGGCGTGGCGAAGACGGCCGGTGTGCCGCCCGGGGCGCTTCCGACGCCTTCGGCCGGCTCGGTCTCCAGCAGCGTCTGTCCGGCTTCGGCCCAGCGGCGCTCGGCCTGGTCGCCCTGTCCGCGTCGCACGGTGTCACCACGCGGCCGCGGCACCGGGCGGGTCGGAACCGGCGCGGCATGCGCCGGACCGGCCGCCGGTCCCGCGGGCTGGGGCGGCTCGGTGACGGCCAGGCCCATGAGCCGGGCCGCTTCGTCGCAGTGCGCGACACCGGTCGTGTGTTCCCCCTCCAGGGCGGCGAGCGCCCGGGCGAGCCGGGCGAGGGCGAGTTGTCTGCGCACGCCGGTGTCGGGGCCCAGGAGTCGTCCGACGCGGGTGACCGCCTCGTCGGTCACGGTGACGGCGGGTGCGTCGTTCCCGCCGACGGCCCGGGCGGCGCGCTCGAGCCAGGCCGGTGGCAGGGAGCCGAGCAGCCGCTCGACGTCGGGGAGCCGCAGGTCGGCGGCGGGCAGCCGGATGGCGAACCGGTCGAGCAGATGGCTGCTGATCCGGCCCGCGTCGGCCGAGCCGCAGGCCGCCAGCCAGCGGGCCCGGGGCCGGGCGGTCTGGCTCAGTCCCGCGTGCTCGACCACCGCCACGTCGGCGCCCAGCAGCTGGACGGCGCCGCGCATGCCGGCGACGCTCAGGCGGCACAGGTCCGGCACGGCGACCACGGGCGGGAGCGTTTCGGGCCGGTCGTCCGCCTGGATGAGCGGGCCCGGTTCCAGATGGAACGCGATGCCGTCCGCCTCCTGGCGCAGTACGGCCCTGGTCCACAGGTCCTCGTCCCGGCTGGTGGCGCCCAGCATGACGGGCGGGGCCTCCGGCCGCCCCGCGCCGGCCAGGATCCGGCGGAAGAGGCGGGCCACCGGGTCCAGCAGCCGGGGTTCCAGGTCGAACAGCAGCACACTGCAGAGCGCGGGGTCGACCGCGGCGCAGACGAGGGCCCGGCACAGGCGCAGCGCGAGGTCGTCCGGCTGTTCGCCCCGCTCGTGCCGCGGTCCGCGCTCCGGTTCGGTGCCGGTGCCGGTGCCCGCGCCGGTGCCGGTGTCGGCGGGTGGATCGACGCCGCTCGGCGGCTCGGTGGACATCGTCTGTCTCAGCCCGCGTCGAAGAGGTCCTTGACACGGGCCTCGTCGTCGGGAGCCCACTCGAACGTGCCACCGTGGGCGGTCTC belongs to Streptomyces sp. V3I8 and includes:
- a CDS encoding CHAT domain-containing protein, coding for MSGEPPRGPRWLTGAGSAIRRAPLPRPMDAVRRELPSLLHLLHPPEAPVGMGSVDARLHERLEDGYAVLRVMRAAGADGRDGYRFRGWCGDLTVTCAPGPTRLTAPAVALGNLTQHGLYPSEILRGIGHWSDNQGELASWINAARARHGDALRLIVWDDTGYELPWEAFRVPPDQEHGLPGGLLGALLVLTRWTTVHDGSQDLPPYPTGECHGGVLAYLHRDMADDSHVFAPYLHRTHRGMTSFLRALDATDQGDPTGLVYMGCHGTYGDAVMSLTLAERTWAEYNSEDMRVLGRDGSLVCLNACHSGRFVNNVGQGENALRGFAELFLRKGAGGCIVTAGEVGDQDARVLIQRLMRQVAGRPDLPVPESLRAFRAGVLEDFGSLAAIPTTRNDDGHVDAVGQKRVMRLLYAFTFQYYGHPLTTLRLVTEKGHSAWGEGS
- a CDS encoding magnesium chelatase gives rise to the protein MSTEPPSGVDPPADTGTGAGTGTGTEPERGPRHERGEQPDDLALRLCRALVCAAVDPALCSVLLFDLEPRLLDPVARLFRRILAGAGRPEAPPVMLGATSRDEDLWTRAVLRQEADGIAFHLEPGPLIQADDRPETLPPVVAVPDLCRLSVAGMRGAVQLLGADVAVVEHAGLSQTARPRARWLAACGSADAGRISSHLLDRFAIRLPAADLRLPDVERLLGSLPPAWLERAARAVGGNDAPAVTVTDEAVTRVGRLLGPDTGVRRQLALARLARALAALEGEHTTGVAHCDEAARLMGLAVTEPPQPAGPAAGPAHAAPVPTRPVPRPRGDTVRRGQGDQAERRWAEAGQTLLETEPAEGVGSAPGGTPAVFATPYPEDRADVLRDFAPLRSPWQRTPGTDPQRGVVIGSRRARDLNDLAYVRTVREAAVHQRVRRTEGFTVSPADLHSHVRAGAPERLLVLVLDHTCRGDWDWQDTLTPYLQWAYTMRAAVHVVEIGGARAADELKAESFALRSVLDPRLLAALYRPPGRASPLAHGIEQAALALRRAFRQHGSGLAEAWLVVVTDGRGNVPLRASHTGRLGGPVGAEGVEDALNAAADVRSMDRTRLQTVVVDAGREPYGNLPAALADTLGATVVEGRGRGRDSGGGRGPDTGRGGDAGEW